From Romeriopsis navalis LEGE 11480, a single genomic window includes:
- the priA gene encoding primosomal protein N', translating into MGMTSASQSVVPNSVTGDVTVWVQVLVDSPGAQGLYTYSVPDNCVVRSGDILTVPFGTQLVGGIALQLCDVLPNDLDPSQIKPIDAVMRSAFFPPVYWALLERVATYYYTPLMQVVRAALPPRLLAKSQRRVRLLSADLPDAAQLAELLSPMGLKLLQILQNSKTGDYAWQFLQRQKIKGLAKTVRELTKVGLVETFFEPPQGIRPKLQQAVTMLQSSPAQLTDRQSEVFELLRRRGGEMWLTELLHVSHASSAVVKALANKGCVTIAPQEVLRSEQYEVAGDQAKLLTLDQQAALATITGLSGNAEVLLHGVTGSGKTEVYLQAIAPLLAQGQSALVLVPEIGLTPQLTDRFRARFGDRVCVYHSALSDGERYDTWRKMLMGQPQVVIGTRSAVFAPLPNLGLIVLDEEHDSSFKQDQPAPCYHARMVAQWRSELENCPLILGSATPALESWQHIRTAPVPQRHYLSLPERVGGRAMPPVKVVDMRQELIGGNRSMFSRRLQSAIRELQATGKQGILFIHRRGYSTHVSCRSCGFVMECPHCDVSLSHHQTHPDAMSILRCHYCGYTQAQPSRCPSCDSTYLKHFGSGTQKVIQELKRLFPELRMLRFDSDTTRTKGAHRALLNQFAKGEADLLIGTQMLTKGIDLPQVTLVGIVSADGVLHLQDFRASERAFQTLLQVAGRAGRGDEPGQVILQTYTPEHPVVEAVVRQNYAEFVTAELGLRELLDYPPYGRLILLRLSSPEAEAVEKGAEKVASVLAADPAAQYEILGPAPAAITRVARRYRWQIMLKFPLDVALQIPSIERLRSVSGSLVSLSIDVDPMTIL; encoded by the coding sequence ATGGGTATGACATCCGCTTCACAATCAGTTGTGCCGAATTCAGTGACGGGTGACGTAACGGTTTGGGTACAGGTCTTAGTGGATTCTCCTGGTGCTCAGGGACTCTATACCTATTCCGTACCCGACAATTGCGTTGTACGGTCAGGGGATATTTTGACCGTGCCTTTTGGTACACAGTTGGTCGGTGGGATTGCCCTACAGCTCTGTGATGTACTACCGAATGACTTGGATCCGAGCCAAATAAAGCCGATCGACGCAGTCATGCGATCGGCCTTTTTTCCGCCAGTGTATTGGGCCTTGCTCGAGCGGGTGGCGACTTACTATTACACGCCGTTAATGCAAGTTGTGCGTGCAGCCTTGCCACCTCGCTTGCTGGCCAAGTCACAGCGCCGGGTGCGTCTCTTGTCGGCGGATCTACCCGATGCGGCGCAGCTCGCTGAACTGCTTTCTCCCATGGGCTTGAAGCTGTTGCAAATATTGCAAAACAGTAAAACTGGGGATTATGCATGGCAGTTTCTCCAGCGGCAAAAGATTAAGGGACTGGCGAAAACGGTGCGTGAGCTGACTAAGGTCGGACTCGTGGAAACGTTCTTTGAGCCGCCCCAGGGGATACGACCGAAGCTGCAACAAGCGGTGACAATGCTGCAATCCTCACCGGCACAGCTCACCGATCGTCAAAGCGAAGTCTTTGAACTGCTGCGACGGCGTGGTGGCGAAATGTGGCTGACGGAATTGCTGCATGTTTCCCATGCGAGTTCGGCGGTAGTGAAGGCCTTGGCGAATAAAGGCTGTGTGACGATTGCCCCCCAAGAAGTCTTGCGATCGGAACAGTATGAGGTGGCGGGTGATCAGGCGAAGTTGCTGACCCTCGATCAACAAGCGGCCCTGGCAACAATCACGGGGTTATCGGGAAATGCCGAGGTGTTGCTGCATGGGGTTACCGGTTCTGGGAAGACGGAAGTTTATTTGCAAGCGATCGCGCCGCTATTAGCTCAAGGTCAATCGGCTTTAGTGTTGGTGCCGGAGATTGGTTTGACCCCACAGTTAACCGATCGCTTTCGGGCGCGGTTTGGTGATCGGGTGTGTGTGTATCACAGCGCGTTGTCCGATGGCGAACGCTATGACACCTGGCGGAAAATGCTGATGGGGCAGCCACAGGTGGTGATTGGTACACGCTCAGCGGTCTTTGCGCCATTGCCGAATTTAGGCCTAATTGTGTTGGATGAGGAACATGATTCCAGTTTTAAGCAAGATCAGCCAGCGCCCTGCTATCACGCTCGGATGGTGGCTCAATGGCGATCGGAACTAGAAAATTGCCCGCTGATTCTAGGCTCTGCGACACCGGCTTTAGAGTCTTGGCAGCACATTCGGACGGCGCCTGTGCCCCAGCGTCATTACCTCAGTTTGCCGGAGCGTGTGGGTGGGCGAGCGATGCCGCCCGTCAAGGTTGTGGATATGCGTCAGGAATTGATTGGGGGGAATCGATCGATGTTCAGTCGGCGGCTCCAAAGTGCCATTCGCGAACTGCAAGCAACGGGTAAACAGGGCATTCTATTCATTCATCGCCGGGGTTATAGCACCCATGTCTCCTGCCGCAGTTGTGGTTTTGTGATGGAATGTCCCCACTGTGATGTCTCGCTATCGCATCACCAAACTCATCCTGATGCCATGTCGATATTGCGCTGTCATTATTGTGGTTATACCCAGGCCCAACCGAGCCGCTGTCCGAGTTGTGACTCGACTTATCTGAAGCATTTTGGTAGCGGTACCCAGAAGGTCATTCAAGAACTGAAGCGGTTGTTTCCTGAACTGCGGATGTTGCGCTTTGACAGTGATACGACGCGTACAAAAGGAGCACATCGGGCCTTACTCAACCAGTTTGCTAAGGGCGAAGCCGATCTCCTAATCGGGACACAAATGCTGACTAAAGGGATTGATTTACCCCAAGTTACGCTAGTGGGAATTGTTTCAGCCGATGGTGTGTTGCACTTGCAAGATTTTCGAGCGAGCGAGCGAGCGTTTCAAACGCTATTACAAGTGGCAGGCCGCGCCGGTCGTGGTGACGAGCCCGGGCAAGTGATCTTGCAAACCTATACCCCCGAACATCCGGTGGTCGAAGCGGTCGTACGGCAAAACTACGCGGAATTTGTGACTGCGGAATTGGGCTTGCGGGAGTTATTAGATTATCCCCCCTATGGTCGATTGATCCTATTGCGCTTAAGTAGTCCCGAAGCCGAAGCGGTGGAAAAAGGTGCCGAGAAAGTTGCGTCAGTATTAGCGGCTGATCCTGCTGCCCAGTACGAGATTCTGGGTCCCGCCCCTGCTGCAATTACCCGTGTTGCACGGCGTTATCGCTGGCAAATTATGTTGAAGTTTCCATTGGATGTAGCGTTGCAGATACCATCGATCGAACGACTACGCTCAGTCAGTGGCAGCCTGGTCAGTTTATCGATCGATGTTGACCCCATGACGATTTTGTAG
- a CDS encoding class I SAM-dependent methyltransferase produces the protein MHDPEKSARNAWSLTPEAISWIAQFIVKHQPKTIVECGSGASTAMLANLAAQFPHVQIVSLEHDTHWFEDTKNQLPAPLPSNFHLHHTPLTHIQLQSPQRDADAGDAHTQQWYDYFPRTQPLCELLLVDGPPGSSSSFARLPAPYMIPMATGGCVVIDDYERDEEQAIVRRWLADLGLELMDIVEFNTTLAVLRKPRWAGLEVKWRRLKN, from the coding sequence ATGCATGATCCCGAAAAATCTGCCAGAAATGCCTGGAGTCTCACTCCAGAGGCAATTTCATGGATCGCCCAGTTCATCGTAAAACACCAACCCAAAACCATTGTTGAGTGCGGTTCGGGGGCGTCAACCGCCATGCTAGCAAACCTGGCAGCGCAGTTTCCCCATGTCCAAATTGTCAGTTTGGAGCATGATACGCATTGGTTCGAAGATACGAAGAATCAGCTCCCCGCACCACTGCCCAGTAACTTCCATCTCCACCACACGCCGCTGACTCACATTCAACTACAATCCCCCCAGCGCGACGCCGATGCTGGTGATGCCCACACACAACAGTGGTATGACTATTTTCCCAGAACGCAACCATTGTGTGAATTGCTGCTCGTTGATGGACCGCCGGGGAGCAGCAGCAGCTTCGCCCGTTTGCCAGCTCCGTATATGATTCCGATGGCAACGGGGGGATGTGTTGTAATCGATGACTATGAACGGGATGAAGAGCAAGCGATCGTGCGACGATGGCTTGCTGACCTCGGCTTAGAGTTAATGGATATTGTCGAATTTAACACCACCCTGGCCGTCTTACGTAAACCCCGCTGGGCTGGGCTAGAAGTGAAGTGGCGGCGGTTGAAAAACTAG
- a CDS encoding Uma2 family endonuclease: protein MSFVHCRSLNLPYVSKRQKQVMTGKNPVSGRDESRRADIVVFDKVEWDRMRQETGSAAAYIPPPLVIEVVSTNWRDDYEYKVNEYEALGIPEYWVVDYAALGGIRYIDKPKQPTITVYQLTEGEYEAQQFQGDNLNITESILSNNFEFCCRSSLTS, encoded by the coding sequence ATGAGCTTTGTGCATTGTCGATCGTTGAATTTGCCCTATGTTTCAAAGCGTCAAAAGCAGGTGATGACGGGTAAGAATCCGGTATCGGGTCGCGATGAGAGTCGGCGGGCAGATATTGTGGTGTTTGATAAAGTTGAGTGGGATCGGATGCGTCAGGAGACGGGTTCGGCTGCGGCTTATATTCCGCCTCCACTGGTGATTGAAGTGGTGAGTACGAATTGGCGTGATGACTACGAGTACAAGGTGAATGAGTACGAAGCCTTGGGCATTCCGGAGTATTGGGTGGTGGATTATGCGGCGTTGGGTGGCATTCGGTATATCGATAAGCCGAAGCAGCCGACGATTACGGTTTATCAGTTGACGGAAGGAGAATATGAAGCGCAGCAGTTTCAAGGGGACAATTTAAATATAACTGAGTCGATTTTGTCCAATAATTTTGAATTTTGCTGCAGGTCATCGCTAACATCTTAG
- a CDS encoding TPM domain-containing protein — MPKSWMRYIAAFSLAVLTSLTSAQTSRAVAVSAVPNPQQFGEHGWVSDTAELLSPRAEQYLNQLIDRFQRTTDNKIFVVTVPSTRPSRSALAFATDLFNRWEIGQPEGKGVLLLIARDERRVELKPGYGVSHLLSGDRRTLLKKYVTPRFKRKEFDAGTTAGVKQIMAMLDGADLARDAPDSHSIPPQIIAALLGGFFFLVMPGFFVWIVLRARRYSTRDPLASLDNFGSHLDCAKPLFPVGHSRAAHIPHSTTYAAFKTDEQCGWMPDSSVYDTNEARGDESSGSDSGDCDFGSIDVGGGDCGGGADYDSGGGDSW, encoded by the coding sequence ATGCCCAAATCCTGGATGCGATATATTGCGGCTTTTAGTTTAGCTGTATTGACTAGCTTAACGAGCGCCCAAACTAGCCGGGCAGTCGCTGTCAGCGCTGTGCCGAATCCTCAACAATTCGGAGAACATGGTTGGGTGAGTGATACCGCCGAACTGTTGTCCCCGAGGGCTGAACAATACCTCAATCAGCTTATCGATCGATTTCAACGGACAACCGACAATAAAATATTTGTTGTAACGGTTCCGAGTACGCGGCCATCACGATCGGCCCTAGCATTTGCGACGGATTTATTTAATCGCTGGGAAATTGGTCAACCAGAAGGAAAGGGTGTCTTGCTCCTGATTGCTCGCGATGAAAGACGTGTGGAGCTAAAACCGGGGTATGGAGTCAGTCATCTTCTATCTGGAGATCGTCGTACCTTGCTGAAAAAATATGTCACCCCACGGTTTAAGCGAAAAGAATTTGATGCAGGTACGACAGCTGGCGTGAAGCAAATTATGGCCATGCTTGATGGTGCTGACTTAGCTCGGGATGCACCGGATAGCCATTCAATACCGCCGCAAATTATCGCAGCGCTGCTGGGGGGCTTCTTTTTTCTTGTAATGCCAGGATTTTTTGTTTGGATCGTATTGCGGGCACGTCGCTACAGTACCCGCGACCCGCTCGCGAGTTTGGATAATTTTGGGAGCCATCTGGATTGTGCTAAACCCTTATTTCCCGTGGGGCATAGTCGTGCTGCCCATATTCCACATTCGACGACATATGCGGCTTTCAAAACCGATGAGCAGTGTGGCTGGATGCCTGATAGCAGCGTGTATGACACTAATGAGGCCCGTGGCGATGAATCAAGCGGTAGTGACAGTGGTGACTGTGATTTTGGGAGCATTGATGTTGGCGGCGGCGATTGCGGGGGTGGTGCGGATTATGACAGTGGTGGTGGAGATAGTTGGTAG
- a CDS encoding DUF433 domain-containing protein, with translation MVATINQYVETTPGVRGGKPRISGRRITVADIAIAYLRMEQPLAQIAEEYQLSLASVHGALAYYYDHQVAIDQSIDEATAFATALQQKSRSPLAEKLSENRIE, from the coding sequence ATGGTTGCGACGATTAACCAATATGTTGAAACGACACCCGGTGTGCGTGGTGGCAAGCCAAGAATTTCTGGGCGGCGCATTACGGTTGCAGATATTGCAATTGCCTATCTGCGGATGGAGCAGCCATTAGCGCAGATTGCTGAAGAGTATCAACTCTCGTTGGCTTCCGTACATGGCGCATTGGCTTATTACTACGATCACCAAGTGGCGATCGACCAAAGTATTGATGAAGCAACGGCATTTGCGACTGCATTGCAGCAGAAATCGCGATCGCCACTGGCCGAGAAATTGAGCGAAAACAGAATCGAATGA
- a CDS encoding RNA polymerase sigma factor, RpoD/SigA family, whose product MTKANTPLHTKTEGTAVTLSPIQDLNQDNEIVVELEAITDVKGIRSTKKSKAKSSTTEDDDAVTELPGAALSGYSRSGTDDAIGAFFKDMARYPLLKADEEIELARCVKLLVEIENAKIELAESLGHAPEDRELIEHLEITEQQLSQRLRLGDLAKQKMVRSNLRLVVSIAKRYLNRGVPFLDLIQEGALGLHRATEKFDPDKGYKFSTYAYWWIRQGITRTIANDARTIRLPIHVVEKLNKLKRLQRDLKSELNRNPTEQELAEALDIGVEQLRHLQQVKRQSLSLNHRVGKGEDTELLDLLEDFSNHSPELQMSESMMRQEIWDVLGHVLTQREKDVISLRYGLITSHPCTLEEVGGMFNLSRERVRQIQSKAMRKLRRPQVAERLKAWLG is encoded by the coding sequence ATGACAAAAGCAAATACCCCACTTCACACAAAAACCGAAGGAACTGCAGTAACGCTGTCTCCAATTCAGGATCTTAATCAAGACAATGAAATTGTCGTTGAGTTAGAAGCCATTACTGACGTCAAAGGTATTCGCTCAACTAAAAAATCTAAAGCTAAAAGCTCCACGACAGAAGATGATGACGCAGTAACCGAACTTCCAGGAGCAGCTTTAAGTGGATACAGCCGATCGGGCACCGACGATGCAATCGGTGCCTTCTTTAAGGATATGGCCCGCTATCCCTTACTCAAAGCCGATGAAGAGATCGAGTTAGCACGTTGTGTAAAACTCTTGGTCGAAATTGAAAATGCCAAGATTGAACTAGCAGAATCATTGGGCCATGCACCGGAAGATCGTGAACTGATCGAGCATCTTGAAATAACTGAGCAACAGCTATCACAACGATTACGTCTTGGTGATTTAGCAAAACAGAAAATGGTTCGTTCGAATCTTCGTTTAGTCGTATCGATCGCGAAGCGCTACCTGAACCGTGGTGTCCCATTCCTTGATTTAATTCAAGAGGGTGCGTTGGGTTTACACCGTGCTACAGAGAAATTTGATCCAGATAAAGGTTATAAGTTTTCTACTTATGCTTACTGGTGGATCAGACAGGGTATTACCCGGACGATCGCCAATGATGCTCGGACAATTCGTCTACCTATTCATGTTGTTGAAAAACTCAATAAGTTAAAGCGTTTACAACGTGACTTAAAGAGTGAGCTGAATCGCAACCCAACAGAACAGGAATTAGCTGAAGCTTTAGATATTGGTGTAGAACAGCTTCGTCATCTACAGCAAGTGAAGCGTCAATCACTGTCGTTGAACCATCGTGTTGGGAAAGGTGAGGATACAGAGTTACTCGATTTGCTAGAAGATTTTAGTAACCACTCGCCGGAATTGCAGATGAGTGAATCAATGATGCGGCAGGAGATTTGGGATGTTTTAGGTCATGTTTTAACCCAGCGTGAGAAGGATGTGATTTCCCTACGGTACGGTTTGATTACGAGTCATCCTTGTACGTTGGAAGAAGTTGGTGGGATGTTTAATCTTTCCCGTGAGCGGGTGCGTCAAATTCAAAGTAAGGCAATGCGCAAGCTGCGTCGTCCACAAGTTGCTGAACGTTTGAAGGCTTGGTTGGGCTAA
- a CDS encoding aspartate aminotransferase family protein yields the protein MSPELLADKVPTDTAYDTERFDRDVMKTYGRFPLTLVRGAGSRVWDDQGKEYLDCVAGIATCTLGHAHPAMVQAVTQQMSTLAHVSNLYYIPQQGDLATWLIENSCADKAFFCNSGAEANEGAIKLARKYGHTRLGIENPVIITAKASFHGRTLAAVTATGQPKYHKNFAPLVPGFAYAAYNDIAALESTIAELEQDGPQVAAIMLEPLQGEGGVNPGDRAYFQRVREICDAKKILLIMDEVQVGMGRSGKIWGHQTLGVEPDVFTSAKGLGGGVPIGALLTKDYCAVLEPGDHASTFGGNPFVCAVSLAVCRTIEQEHLLANVQARGEQLRAGLAAVAAKYPNVIDHVRGWGLINGAVIREDAEMTAIEVVKRAMNDGLLLVPAGPKVVRFVPPLVITAAEIDEAVEKFDRALAGG from the coding sequence GTGAGTCCAGAATTGCTTGCTGATAAAGTCCCGACGGATACTGCCTACGATACGGAGCGTTTCGATCGTGATGTGATGAAGACCTACGGACGCTTCCCATTGACGTTGGTGCGTGGTGCAGGCAGTCGCGTCTGGGATGACCAGGGCAAGGAATATTTGGACTGTGTGGCCGGGATCGCGACTTGTACGCTGGGTCATGCGCATCCGGCGATGGTGCAGGCGGTGACGCAGCAGATGTCGACCCTAGCGCACGTATCAAACCTGTATTACATTCCCCAGCAGGGTGATCTTGCGACTTGGCTGATTGAAAATTCCTGTGCAGATAAGGCGTTTTTCTGTAACTCCGGTGCGGAGGCGAATGAAGGCGCGATCAAGCTGGCCCGGAAGTATGGCCATACGCGACTGGGCATCGAAAATCCGGTGATTATTACGGCGAAGGCGAGTTTTCACGGTCGGACTTTGGCAGCGGTGACGGCGACGGGGCAGCCGAAGTATCACAAGAATTTTGCGCCCCTAGTGCCGGGGTTTGCCTATGCGGCCTATAACGACATTGCGGCATTGGAATCCACGATCGCGGAACTTGAGCAGGATGGTCCCCAGGTGGCGGCGATTATGCTGGAGCCACTTCAGGGCGAGGGTGGTGTAAATCCGGGCGATCGGGCTTATTTTCAGCGAGTGCGCGAGATCTGTGATGCCAAGAAAATTCTGCTCATCATGGATGAGGTCCAGGTCGGCATGGGCCGCAGTGGCAAGATCTGGGGACATCAGACTTTGGGCGTGGAGCCGGATGTGTTTACGTCGGCGAAGGGTTTGGGTGGCGGTGTGCCGATCGGGGCACTGCTAACCAAAGACTATTGTGCCGTGCTGGAGCCAGGGGACCATGCGAGTACCTTTGGGGGAAATCCGTTTGTCTGTGCGGTGTCGCTAGCGGTGTGCCGGACGATCGAGCAGGAGCACCTATTAGCGAATGTGCAGGCACGGGGTGAGCAGCTGCGGGCGGGTTTAGCGGCCGTTGCGGCGAAGTATCCGAATGTGATCGATCATGTGCGGGGTTGGGGGTTGATCAATGGTGCGGTGATTCGGGAAGATGCTGAAATGACGGCGATCGAAGTTGTGAAGCGGGCGATGAATGATGGTTTGCTGCTCGTTCCAGCCGGGCCAAAGGTGGTGCGGTTTGTGCCGCCTTTGGTGATTACGGCAGCGGAGATTGATGAAGCGGTTGAGAAGTTCGATCGGGCTTTGGCTGGAGGTTAG
- a CDS encoding DUF5615 family PIN-like protein produces MTDRIRFHSDENVSSAITVALRKAGIDVSTTASADLIGSSDLEQLAFVQREQRVIITHDDDFLKIASERDDHPGVAYCRKDARSIGEIVEQLILIHEVLVPDEMAGQVQFL; encoded by the coding sequence ATGACTGATCGTATTCGATTTCATAGTGATGAGAATGTCAGTTCTGCCATTACGGTGGCGTTACGCAAGGCGGGGATTGACGTTTCGACGACAGCATCGGCAGACTTAATTGGGTCTTCTGACTTGGAGCAGCTGGCGTTTGTCCAGCGTGAGCAGCGGGTCATTATTACGCACGACGATGATTTTCTGAAGATTGCCAGTGAGCGTGATGATCATCCTGGAGTTGCTTACTGTCGGAAGGATGCACGGTCGATCGGTGAAATTGTTGAACAGCTAATACTAATACATGAGGTACTTGTGCCAGATGAGATGGCGGGGCAAGTACAGTTTTTGTAA
- a CDS encoding GNAT family N-acetyltransferase — MVDFQVRSAVRADVPSLFGLIQALADYENLSQQVIGSPEQLAQHLFDDQPYASVLVSVVLVDGVETVTGMALYFYNYSTFRTQPGLYLEDLFVLEAYRGQGMGKALLKSLAVIAVEKGCGRFEWSVLDWNAPSIAFYQHMGAEVLPDWRICRVAGEALTRLSQGSET, encoded by the coding sequence ATGGTAGATTTTCAGGTTCGATCGGCGGTGCGGGCGGATGTGCCCAGTTTATTTGGTCTAATCCAGGCTTTGGCGGATTATGAAAACCTTTCCCAACAAGTAATTGGATCACCGGAGCAGTTGGCCCAACATCTATTTGATGATCAGCCTTATGCGTCGGTTTTGGTCAGTGTTGTATTGGTTGATGGTGTTGAAACTGTGACGGGGATGGCACTGTACTTTTATAATTATTCGACGTTTCGCACTCAGCCGGGGTTGTATCTCGAAGATTTGTTTGTGTTGGAGGCTTATCGGGGCCAAGGCATGGGTAAAGCCCTACTCAAGTCATTAGCGGTGATCGCTGTGGAAAAAGGCTGTGGGCGTTTTGAATGGTCGGTGCTGGATTGGAATGCGCCGTCGATCGCCTTTTATCAACATATGGGGGCGGAAGTGTTGCCCGACTGGCGGATTTGCCGGGTAGCGGGTGAGGCTTTGACCCGGTTGTCTCAGGGAAGCGAAACATGA
- a CDS encoding TPM domain-containing protein, translating into MNPMICQKNRFLVVLWATIVATWLMTTVSMAVPVNSVPNPLKTQNSWVSDTANMLSPQTENRLNQMIDQFEVETGGQIAVVTVANTKPSVSPNKFATELFNKWKIGQAGKNNGILLLISRDDQRTEIKPGKGLSRSLTPQRSRQILKQYVTPKFKRKQFDAGTIAAIEQIIQTVQQPTRSVTSSGPASAQSSGTVTGWMAVVLGVVTILLFPLLMFGVPILLVVLAMKGKLSTPSRYSSSSDHDYASDYGSSSYDSDSYDSDSDSYDSDSSSSDSGSYDSGGDFGGGSADYDSGGGDSW; encoded by the coding sequence ATGAACCCAATGATTTGTCAGAAAAATCGGTTTTTGGTTGTGTTATGGGCCACGATCGTCGCGACTTGGCTGATGACGACGGTGAGTATGGCGGTTCCAGTCAATTCGGTGCCGAATCCGCTGAAGACTCAGAATAGTTGGGTGAGTGATACAGCGAATATGCTGTCGCCGCAAACTGAAAATCGATTGAATCAAATGATCGACCAGTTTGAGGTCGAAACGGGCGGCCAAATTGCTGTGGTGACGGTGGCGAATACGAAGCCGTCGGTTTCACCGAATAAATTTGCGACGGAGTTGTTTAACAAATGGAAGATTGGCCAAGCGGGTAAAAATAATGGCATTTTGCTATTGATTTCTCGTGACGATCAACGAACGGAAATCAAGCCAGGTAAAGGCTTAAGTCGCAGTCTGACACCGCAACGCAGTCGGCAAATCCTAAAGCAATATGTCACACCAAAGTTTAAGCGTAAGCAATTTGATGCGGGAACGATCGCCGCGATCGAGCAGATTATTCAGACAGTACAACAACCGACTCGATCGGTGACTTCTTCTGGTCCCGCCAGCGCCCAATCATCTGGGACGGTGACGGGTTGGATGGCGGTAGTACTCGGCGTCGTGACGATCCTATTGTTTCCGCTGTTAATGTTTGGGGTGCCGATATTACTCGTGGTTTTAGCGATGAAGGGGAAGCTTTCAACGCCCAGTCGTTATTCGAGTTCGTCTGATCATGATTATGCGAGTGACTATGGCTCAAGCAGTTATGACAGTGATTCCTATGACTCTGATTCGGACAGTTATGACAGTGATTCCTCCAGCTCTGATTCGGGCAGTTATGACAGTGGTGGAGATTTTGGTGGTGGCAGTGCCGACTATGACAGCGGGGGCGGTGATAGCTGGTAA
- a CDS encoding glycogen debranching protein — protein MQTIWVNELLDPADLLYACIACCDEQQAKDCNQSFLAKLTPDQKTAGWQVRMRVVPSWDEVPSGALKLD, from the coding sequence ATGCAGACAATCTGGGTGAATGAGCTACTTGATCCAGCGGACTTACTTTACGCTTGTATTGCTTGTTGTGATGAGCAACAGGCGAAGGATTGTAATCAATCATTTTTGGCCAAGCTGACGCCGGATCAAAAGACGGCGGGTTGGCAGGTGCGGATGCGGGTGGTGCCATCGTGGGATGAGGTGCCTTCCGGCGCGTTGAAGCTGGATTAA
- the queA gene encoding tRNA preQ1(34) S-adenosylmethionine ribosyltransferase-isomerase QueA, which translates to MDSHLPTADQQLSAYDYALPTERIAQTPAVPRDTSRLLVIHDSAHHCHQHFHDLPNWLQPGDLLVLNNTRVIPARLHGIKVGGAKVEVLLLEEKTDNQWLALVKPGRRLKPGAVIEFIPLDMAAPTADLRAEVLASDAATGGRLLKFMVKDNRRLLEVIDRFGTMPLPPYITGRDSTPEQYQTVYADRDGSAAAPTAGLHFTPQLFEQLDRMGVQRAFVTLHVGVGTFRPVETEDITQHQMHGEWIEVSSTVVEQIEQTKAKGGRVIAVGTTSVRSLEGAANANPTGKLLPFCGKTDMFIYPGYKWRVVDGLITNFHLPKSSLMMLVSALIGRERLLALYQEAIDLKYRFFSFGDAMLILPETPKNTFPDL; encoded by the coding sequence GTGGATTCCCATTTGCCCACTGCCGACCAACAACTATCGGCCTACGACTACGCATTACCAACGGAACGAATTGCTCAAACCCCCGCCGTACCTAGAGATACGTCTCGGTTACTGGTGATTCACGATTCCGCTCATCACTGCCATCAACACTTCCACGACCTCCCGAATTGGCTACAACCCGGCGATTTACTGGTATTAAATAATACCAGGGTTATTCCAGCGCGTCTACATGGAATCAAAGTTGGCGGCGCAAAAGTCGAAGTGCTGCTCCTAGAAGAAAAAACCGATAATCAGTGGCTCGCCTTGGTCAAGCCGGGACGCCGATTAAAGCCGGGTGCCGTAATTGAATTCATTCCGCTTGATATGGCAGCCCCCACGGCCGACCTCCGAGCCGAAGTCTTGGCCAGCGACGCTGCGACCGGGGGGCGGTTACTCAAGTTCATGGTTAAAGACAATCGTCGCTTACTGGAAGTGATTGATCGCTTTGGCACAATGCCCCTGCCGCCTTACATCACCGGACGGGATTCCACCCCAGAACAGTATCAAACGGTTTATGCCGATCGAGATGGCTCAGCCGCTGCACCTACGGCCGGTCTACACTTCACGCCGCAGCTATTTGAGCAACTCGATCGGATGGGGGTACAACGCGCATTTGTCACGTTGCATGTCGGAGTGGGGACATTTCGGCCCGTTGAAACCGAAGACATTACCCAACACCAAATGCACGGCGAATGGATTGAAGTCAGTTCCACAGTTGTGGAACAGATCGAACAGACAAAGGCCAAGGGCGGGCGCGTTATTGCGGTGGGGACGACCAGCGTCAGGTCACTTGAAGGTGCGGCGAATGCCAACCCCACCGGCAAGCTCCTCCCGTTCTGCGGCAAAACCGACATGTTTATTTACCCTGGCTACAAGTGGCGCGTAGTCGATGGCCTGATCACCAATTTCCACTTACCCAAGTCAAGTTTGATGATGCTTGTCAGTGCCTTAATTGGCCGAGAGCGGTTGTTGGCACTGTACCAAGAAGCGATCGACTTAAAGTACCGATTTTTCTCGTTTGGTGATGCCATGTTGATTTTGCCAGAGACACCAAAAAATACCTTCCCAGACCTTTAG